One Brassica napus cultivar Da-Ae chromosome C2, Da-Ae, whole genome shotgun sequence DNA window includes the following coding sequences:
- the LOC106379154 gene encoding magnesium dechelatase SGR1, chloroplastic isoform X2, which yields MNLVVAHVFYMSIDIIFLVGNTQRNSLDAKIWHQVTYNFCFMIVSLHYRERERERGGLMANLLFPANLKTYFLDKQGSSLLFPNTTRSKRKNQSFIPVARLFGQAIFEASKLNVLFLGVDEKKHPSKLPRTYTLTHSDITAKLTLAISHSINISQLQGWANRLYRDEVVAEWKKSFDTSYFAKNYLWC from the exons atGAATTTAGTAGTTGCACACGTGTTTTATATGTCAattgatataatatttttggtCGGCAACACACAAAGAAATAGTTTAGATGCTAAGATTTGGCATCAAGtaacatataatttttgttttatgatagTCTCTCTACATTACagagaacgagagagagagagaggtggttTGATGGCGAATCTTTTGTTCCCGGCAAACCTGAAAACGTATTTTTTAGATAAACAAGGAAGCAGCCTACTCTTTCCCAATACTACAAGATCCAAGAGAAAGAACCAATCTTTTATTCCT GTTGCAAGATTATTTGGACAGGCGATCTTCGAAGCTTCTAAATTGAATGTATTGTTCTTAGGAGTTGATGAGAAGAAACATCCATCAAAGCTCCCAAGAACTTACACTCTCACTCATAGTGACATCACCGCTAAATTAACTTTAGCAATTTCTCACTCTATTAATATTTCTCAG TTGCAGGGATGGGCAAATAGATTGTACCGGGACGAAGTAGTTGCCGAGTGGAAGAAG AGCTTCGATACTTCATATTTTGCAAAGAATTACCTGTG GTGTTGA
- the LOC106379154 gene encoding magnesium dechelatase SGR1, chloroplastic isoform X1 translates to MNLVVAHVFYMSIDIIFLVGNTQRNSLDAKIWHQVTYNFCFMIVSLHYRERERERGGLMANLLFPANLKTYFLDKQGSSLLFPNTTRSKRKNQSFIPVARLFGQAIFEASKLNVLFLGVDEKKHPSKLPRTYTLTHSDITAKLTLAISHSINISQLQGWANRLYRDEVVAEWKKVKSKMSLHVHCHISGGHLLLDFIAELRYFIFCKELPVVLKAFVHGDEDLLNNYPELQNALVWIYFHSNIPEYNKVECWGSLREATSPDGCRTLTCESIPELPCVNECSCCFPAASMIPWTHYHGTSHGGADENVALVGRNDVTKYIYNRKRNK, encoded by the exons atGAATTTAGTAGTTGCACACGTGTTTTATATGTCAattgatataatatttttggtCGGCAACACACAAAGAAATAGTTTAGATGCTAAGATTTGGCATCAAGtaacatataatttttgttttatgatagTCTCTCTACATTACagagaacgagagagagagagaggtggttTGATGGCGAATCTTTTGTTCCCGGCAAACCTGAAAACGTATTTTTTAGATAAACAAGGAAGCAGCCTACTCTTTCCCAATACTACAAGATCCAAGAGAAAGAACCAATCTTTTATTCCT GTTGCAAGATTATTTGGACAGGCGATCTTCGAAGCTTCTAAATTGAATGTATTGTTCTTAGGAGTTGATGAGAAGAAACATCCATCAAAGCTCCCAAGAACTTACACTCTCACTCATAGTGACATCACCGCTAAATTAACTTTAGCAATTTCTCACTCTATTAATATTTCTCAG TTGCAGGGATGGGCAAATAGATTGTACCGGGACGAAGTAGTTGCCGAGTGGAAGAAGGTAAAAAGTAAAATGTCGCTTCACGTTCATTGCCATATAAGTGGCGGACATTTACTTTTGGATTTCATTGCAGAGCTTCGATACTTCATATTTTGCAAAGAATTACCTGTG GTGTTGAAGGCATTCGTACATGGAGATGAGGATTTGTTAAACAATTACCCTGAGCTACAAAATGCTCTTGTTTGgatttatttccattccaacaTCCctgagtataacaaggtagaatgtTGGGGGTCGCTACGGGAGGCGACATCACCGGATGGTTGTAGAACTCTAACATGTGAAAGCATTCCGGAACTGCCTTGTGTTAATGAGTGTAGCTGTTGTTTTCCTGCGGCCAGCATGATCCCTTGGACTCACTATCATGGCACCAGCCACGGTGGTGCCGACGAAAATGTAGCCCTAGTCGGAAGGAATGATGTCACTAAGTATATTTATAATCGTAAAAGAAACAAGTAA